The following are encoded in a window of Pseudomonas sp. JQ170C genomic DNA:
- a CDS encoding ArsR/SmtB family transcription factor: MTDLNTQFQHDIAELARTLGHAHRLNLLDAIAQGERAVEQLAQQCELSVANASQHLQHLRRAGLVQTRRDGKRVLYRLGEGPIHGVLAALGQLAEFNRAAMRELLDDSRHTPEVLEAISREELLERLREQSVTLLDVRPADEFAQGHLPGAINIPFRELQQRLGELPPSQEVIAYCRGPWCVFSRDAVAALKAGGLRARHFANGIEHWPGALQ; this comes from the coding sequence ATGACTGACCTCAATACTCAATTTCAGCACGATATCGCCGAGCTGGCCCGAACCCTGGGCCATGCCCATCGCCTTAACCTGCTCGATGCCATTGCCCAGGGTGAGCGTGCCGTGGAGCAACTGGCGCAGCAGTGCGAGCTGTCGGTGGCCAATGCCTCTCAGCACTTGCAGCACCTGCGCCGCGCCGGGCTCGTGCAGACCCGCCGCGACGGCAAGCGTGTGCTGTACCGCCTCGGTGAGGGCCCCATCCACGGCGTGCTTGCCGCGCTTGGGCAATTGGCCGAATTCAATCGCGCCGCCATGCGCGAGCTGCTCGACGACAGCCGGCACACCCCCGAGGTACTGGAAGCCATCAGCCGTGAAGAGTTGCTCGAGCGCTTGCGCGAGCAGAGCGTGACGTTGCTGGATGTCCGCCCGGCCGACGAGTTCGCCCAGGGCCACTTGCCCGGGGCGATCAATATTCCGTTCCGTGAATTGCAGCAGCGCCTGGGCGAGCTACCACCGAGCCAGGAGGTCATCGCCTATTGCCGTGGCCCCTGGTGCGTGTTTTCCCGTGATGCGGTTGCGGCCCTGAAGGCCGGCGGCTTGCGCGCACGCCATTTTGCCAATGGCATCGAGCACTGGCCGGGCGCATTGCAATAG
- a CDS encoding DUF2938 domain-containing protein gives MLEGFILAVLIGLTATALADLWTLFQQRVLDIQGPNWALVGRWVGHMPQGRFVHASIAKAPALPSERVLGWATHYLTGIVFAAVLLALNGVEWVRQPVLLPALALGVATVLAPFLIMQPGMGLGIAASKTPNPPAARVRSLVAHIVFGVALYLAGLLWSAVLA, from the coding sequence ATGCTCGAAGGATTCATTCTCGCGGTGTTGATCGGCCTGACGGCAACGGCACTGGCCGATCTGTGGACACTGTTCCAGCAGCGCGTGCTCGATATCCAGGGACCGAACTGGGCCCTGGTGGGCCGCTGGGTCGGGCATATGCCACAAGGCCGGTTCGTCCATGCCAGCATCGCCAAGGCACCGGCCTTGCCGTCGGAGCGGGTGCTGGGGTGGGCCACCCACTACCTGACCGGCATCGTTTTCGCCGCCGTGCTGCTGGCTCTCAACGGAGTGGAGTGGGTGCGCCAGCCTGTCTTGCTGCCGGCGCTGGCGCTGGGTGTGGCCACGGTGCTGGCGCCATTCCTGATCATGCAACCCGGGATGGGCCTGGGCATTGCCGCATCAAAAACCCCCAACCCACCGGCGGCACGCGTGCGCAGCCTGGTCGCCCATATCGTGTTCGGGGTGGCTTTGTATCTGGCGGGGTTGCTGTGGTCGGCGGTGCTGGCCTGA
- a CDS encoding LysR family transcriptional regulator encodes MKNQNALLANNDPLLRDLQLFCEVARRSSFIAAATEIGLSPAHVSKRIATLETLLGVKLFNRTTRRVNITSDGEAAFIWAQKILENVESMLESLSGAHSEPRGTLRISTSLRLGREHVAPILSLLRKRHTNLDVWLELMDRRVDLIGENFDIDIRVGEVQEKHLIAHRIAENKRVLAAAPDYLARRGPVRVPAELAQQDCLLFRSRDDRFGVWRLTGPGGVETVKVTGPMAANHSDIVRQWALDGHGIIMASYWDVVSNLEDGSLVRVLPAYHQPADVWAVTAARSSSSAKVRSCVAFLREQLAEGPYALAVGA; translated from the coding sequence ATGAAGAATCAGAATGCGCTACTAGCGAATAATGATCCGCTGCTGCGCGACTTGCAGCTGTTCTGTGAGGTGGCCCGGCGTTCGAGCTTCATTGCCGCAGCCACCGAGATAGGGCTGTCGCCGGCCCATGTCAGCAAGCGCATCGCCACCCTGGAGACGCTGCTGGGGGTGAAGTTGTTCAACCGCACCACGCGCCGGGTGAACATCACCAGCGATGGCGAGGCCGCCTTCATCTGGGCGCAGAAGATTCTCGAGAACGTCGAGTCGATGCTCGAGTCGCTGTCCGGGGCGCACAGCGAGCCGCGTGGCACCTTGCGCATCAGCACCAGCCTGCGCCTCGGGCGCGAGCATGTCGCACCGATCCTGTCGTTGCTGCGCAAGCGTCATACGAACCTGGATGTCTGGCTGGAACTGATGGACCGGCGGGTGGACCTGATCGGGGAGAACTTCGACATTGATATCCGCGTGGGGGAGGTGCAGGAAAAGCACCTGATTGCCCATCGGATTGCCGAGAACAAACGCGTGCTGGCGGCGGCTCCCGACTACCTGGCGCGGCGCGGGCCGGTGCGGGTGCCGGCAGAGCTGGCGCAGCAGGATTGCCTGTTGTTTCGCAGCCGCGACGATCGTTTCGGGGTCTGGCGGCTGACCGGCCCGGGCGGTGTCGAGACGGTCAAAGTCACCGGCCCGATGGCGGCCAACCACAGCGACATCGTGCGCCAGTGGGCACTGGACGGGCACGGCATCATCATGGCGTCTTACTGGGATGTGGTCAGTAATCTCGAGGATGGCTCGCTGGTGCGGGTGCTGCCGGCGTATCACCAGCCGGCCGATGTCTGGGCGGTGACGGCGGCGCGCTCGAGCAGCTCGGCCAAAGTGCGCAGTTGCGTGGCGTTCCTGCGCGAGCAACTGGCCGAGGGGCCTTATGCGTTGGCAGTGGGCGCGTAG
- a CDS encoding Gfo/Idh/MocA family protein codes for MTTLRIAVAGAGLIGRRHIELIQASSACQLCALVDPAPAAAALAQSAGVPLYTSLEQLFAEQRPDGVILATPNPLHVQGALACVEHGVAALIEKPVAHSLAEGKRLLAIAEQRGARLLVGHHRAHSAILDKAREVIAEGVLGNLVAVMGSALFYKPDDYFDAAPWRREAGGGPVLINMIHEIGNLRSLCGEIVAVQAQASGATRGFAVEDSIAISLRFASGALGTFMLSDTAACARSWEQTARENLDYPSYADEDCYVIAGTRGSLSIPTMRLKYYERDEHRSWWKPFSTAVATLEQADPLQRQLAHFCQVIRGEAQPRVTVRDGLRNLQIVDAITQAAQSGQIVLTESL; via the coding sequence ATGACCACCCTACGCATCGCCGTCGCCGGTGCCGGCCTGATCGGCCGTCGTCACATCGAACTGATCCAGGCCAGCAGCGCCTGCCAACTCTGCGCGCTGGTCGACCCGGCACCGGCCGCTGCGGCGCTGGCCCAGTCCGCCGGGGTGCCGCTGTACACCTCGCTGGAACAGCTGTTCGCCGAACAACGCCCGGACGGGGTCATCCTCGCCACGCCTAACCCGCTGCACGTGCAAGGCGCCCTAGCCTGCGTCGAACACGGCGTGGCGGCGCTGATCGAGAAGCCGGTGGCCCACAGCCTGGCAGAAGGCAAGCGCCTGCTGGCCATTGCCGAGCAACGTGGCGCACGGTTACTGGTGGGACACCATCGCGCCCACAGCGCGATTCTCGACAAGGCCCGCGAGGTGATCGCCGAAGGCGTGCTCGGCAACCTGGTCGCGGTGATGGGCAGCGCCCTGTTCTACAAGCCCGATGATTACTTCGACGCCGCGCCCTGGCGCCGCGAGGCCGGTGGCGGACCGGTGCTGATCAACATGATCCATGAGATCGGCAACCTGCGTTCGCTGTGCGGCGAAATCGTCGCCGTGCAGGCGCAGGCCTCCGGTGCCACCCGCGGTTTTGCCGTGGAAGACAGCATCGCCATCAGCCTGCGCTTTGCCAGCGGCGCCCTGGGCACCTTCATGCTCTCGGACACCGCCGCCTGCGCCCGCAGTTGGGAGCAGACCGCCCGGGAAAACCTCGATTACCCAAGCTACGCCGACGAAGACTGCTACGTGATTGCCGGCACCCGTGGCTCGCTGTCGATCCCGACCATGCGCCTTAAGTACTACGAGCGCGATGAACACCGTTCCTGGTGGAAGCCCTTCAGCACGGCAGTCGCCACGCTGGAGCAGGCCGACCCGCTGCAACGCCAGCTGGCGCACTTCTGCCAGGTGATACGCGGTGAGGCGCAACCGCGGGTGACCGTGCGTGACGGCCTGCGCAATTTGCAGATTGTCGATGCCATCACCCAGGCCGCGCAGAGCGGCCAGATCGTGCTGACCGAATCGCTGTAA
- a CDS encoding MFS transporter has product MAKHAEGLHATQQTKKATASGWVGSALEYYDFFIYAQAAALIFPQIFFPSSDPSVAIIASLATYGVGYLARPVGAFFLGHWGDTRGRKNVLLLCMFLMGLATVAVGLLPTYNQIGYWAPALLVVLRLIQGFAVAGEIAGASSMILEHAPPGRRGFFASFTLQGVQAGQVLAAAIFLPLAYFMPEDAFNSWGWRIPFLLSAAVLIAAFIIRREVEEPQAFTRKVNPQVRQRSPIRDAFKYSWRGMLVVLGVSLMNVIPVVTTVFGAAYAVQPAYGVGFDKSVYLWIPVVGNIVAVLVIPFVGNLSDRIGRRPLIIGSALGCGLMSFLYLYAISLHNLPLAFAASLLMWGMIYQGYNAIFPSFFPEQFQTHYRVSAMAIAQNVGYMFTALLPALFTAVAPPGSDNVPLLIGSITCVVTAISAIAAWSAPETYRTPLDQLGRVDAVALDKPTYDALRTTSLTGNLHP; this is encoded by the coding sequence ATGGCCAAGCATGCCGAGGGGCTGCACGCTACGCAGCAAACGAAAAAAGCCACGGCCAGTGGCTGGGTCGGTTCGGCCCTGGAGTACTACGACTTCTTTATCTACGCCCAGGCCGCGGCACTGATTTTCCCGCAGATCTTCTTCCCATCCAGCGACCCCAGCGTGGCGATCATCGCCTCGCTGGCCACCTACGGCGTGGGTTACCTGGCGCGCCCGGTCGGGGCCTTCTTCCTCGGCCACTGGGGTGATACCCGCGGGCGCAAGAACGTGCTGTTGCTGTGCATGTTCCTCATGGGCCTGGCCACGGTCGCGGTCGGCCTGCTGCCCACCTACAACCAGATCGGCTACTGGGCACCCGCGTTGCTGGTGGTGCTGCGCCTGATCCAGGGCTTTGCGGTGGCCGGGGAAATCGCCGGGGCGAGCTCGATGATCCTTGAACATGCCCCGCCCGGGCGACGCGGCTTCTTTGCCAGTTTTACCCTGCAAGGGGTACAGGCCGGGCAGGTGCTGGCTGCGGCGATCTTCCTGCCACTGGCCTACTTCATGCCCGAGGACGCCTTCAACAGCTGGGGCTGGCGGATTCCGTTCCTGCTCAGCGCCGCCGTGTTGATCGCCGCCTTCATCATCCGTCGCGAGGTGGAGGAGCCCCAGGCGTTCACCCGCAAGGTCAACCCGCAGGTGCGCCAGCGCTCGCCGATCCGCGACGCGTTCAAGTACAGCTGGCGCGGCATGCTGGTGGTGCTGGGGGTGTCGCTGATGAACGTGATCCCGGTGGTGACCACGGTGTTCGGCGCTGCCTACGCGGTGCAGCCGGCCTACGGTGTGGGCTTCGACAAGAGCGTGTACCTGTGGATTCCGGTGGTGGGCAATATCGTCGCGGTGCTGGTGATTCCCTTTGTCGGCAACCTCTCGGACCGCATCGGTCGCCGGCCGCTGATCATCGGCAGTGCACTGGGCTGCGGCCTGATGTCGTTCCTGTACCTGTACGCGATCAGCCTGCACAACCTGCCACTGGCCTTCGCCGCCTCGCTGCTGATGTGGGGGATGATCTACCAGGGCTACAACGCGATTTTCCCAAGCTTTTTCCCCGAGCAGTTCCAGACCCACTACCGGGTGTCGGCCATGGCCATTGCCCAGAATGTCGGCTACATGTTCACCGCCCTGCTTCCGGCCCTGTTCACCGCTGTGGCACCCCCTGGCTCGGACAACGTACCGCTGCTGATCGGCAGCATCACCTGCGTGGTGACCGCGATCTCGGCCATCGCCGCCTGGAGCGCGCCGGAAACCTACCGCACGCCACTGGACCAGCTCGGCCGCGTTGACGCCGTCGCCCTGGACAAACCTACCTACGACGCCCTGCGCACCACCTCACTGACTGGAAACCTGCACCCATGA
- the aroQ gene encoding type II 3-dehydroquinate dehydratase, which produces MTTLLVLNGPNLNMLGLRQPEVYGRETLADVQALCQQTASGHDLALEFHQTNHEGQMIDWIHQARGRVAGIVINPGAWTHTSVAIHDALIAAEVPVIEVHISNVHRREAFRHHSYVSLVAKAVLAGFGTHGYVLAIDHFARELRGQPGGDA; this is translated from the coding sequence ATGACCACCCTGCTCGTGCTCAACGGCCCCAACCTGAACATGCTTGGCCTGCGCCAGCCCGAGGTCTATGGCCGGGAAACCCTGGCCGATGTCCAGGCCCTGTGCCAACAGACCGCCAGCGGCCACGACCTGGCCCTGGAGTTTCACCAGACCAACCATGAAGGCCAAATGATCGACTGGATTCACCAGGCCCGTGGCCGAGTGGCCGGCATCGTCATCAACCCCGGCGCCTGGACCCACACCTCGGTGGCAATCCACGACGCCCTGATCGCTGCCGAAGTACCGGTGATCGAGGTGCATATTTCCAACGTTCACCGCCGCGAAGCCTTCCGCCACCACTCCTATGTGTCGCTGGTGGCCAAGGCGGTGTTGGCCGGTTTCGGCACCCACGGCTATGTGCTGGCCATCGACCATTTCGCCCGCGAGCTGCGCGGGCAACCAGGAGGTGATGCATGA
- a CDS encoding Gfo/Idh/MocA family protein, translated as MKTLANPSQRLRLGFVGGGLESSIGATHRYAAHLDGHFELVAGVFARDPQRNLAAAQAYGVDPARTYSDFAQMAQAEAARTDGIQAVAIMAPNAVHVPASLAFLEHGIDVICDKPLATHMDEARALVERVRQGPALQLLTHNYSGYPMIREARALIAQGAIGEVRLVQVEHASAFGTHPLEQQGVKNLAWRTDPDQAGTSSVLADVGVHAHQLLRFVTGQEISEVSAELSTLVPGRRSDDNAHVKLRLSGGTRGMLWASFVAAGHRHGLQIRVFGSTGSLYWHQEEPERLELRHQDQPHQVLRRGEAWLSEAAKQATRIKAGQPEGLLEAFANIYSDAAELIRARREQRPSAPLARLCPNAEDGLRGMAFIEACVRSDQDQGCWTPVA; from the coding sequence ATGAAAACACTCGCCAACCCCAGCCAGCGACTGCGCCTGGGCTTCGTCGGCGGCGGCCTGGAGTCATCGATCGGCGCCACCCACCGCTACGCGGCCCACCTGGACGGGCACTTCGAGCTGGTCGCCGGGGTGTTTGCCCGCGACCCGCAGCGCAACCTGGCGGCCGCGCAGGCCTACGGCGTGGACCCGGCGCGTACCTACAGCGACTTTGCGCAGATGGCCCAGGCCGAAGCCGCGCGCACCGACGGTATCCAGGCGGTGGCGATCATGGCGCCCAATGCCGTGCATGTACCGGCGAGCCTGGCCTTCCTCGAACACGGGATCGACGTGATTTGCGACAAGCCCCTGGCCACCCACATGGACGAGGCCAGGGCCCTGGTCGAGCGGGTTCGCCAGGGCCCGGCGTTGCAATTGCTCACGCACAACTACAGTGGCTACCCCATGATCCGCGAAGCCCGGGCGCTTATCGCCCAGGGCGCGATTGGCGAGGTGCGCCTGGTGCAGGTCGAGCATGCCAGCGCCTTCGGCACTCATCCGCTGGAACAGCAAGGGGTCAAGAACCTGGCCTGGCGCACCGACCCGGACCAGGCCGGCACCTCGTCAGTGCTGGCCGATGTCGGTGTGCACGCCCATCAGTTGCTGCGTTTCGTCACCGGGCAAGAGATCAGCGAAGTTTCCGCCGAACTCAGCACCCTGGTGCCGGGCCGACGCTCGGACGACAACGCCCACGTCAAACTGCGCCTGAGCGGTGGCACCCGCGGGATGCTCTGGGCAAGCTTTGTGGCCGCAGGCCACCGGCACGGGTTGCAGATCCGGGTATTCGGCTCGACCGGCTCGCTGTACTGGCATCAGGAAGAACCGGAGCGCCTGGAGCTGCGTCATCAGGACCAGCCCCATCAAGTGCTGCGCCGTGGCGAAGCCTGGCTCAGTGAGGCAGCGAAGCAGGCCACGCGGATCAAGGCCGGTCAGCCGGAAGGGTTGCTCGAGGCCTTCGCCAACATCTACAGCGACGCCGCCGAGCTGATCCGGGCCCGGCGCGAGCAGCGCCCAAGCGCCCCACTGGCGCGCCTGTGTCCGAACGCAGAAGACGGCTTGCGCGGCATGGCGTTCATCGAGGCTTGCGTGCGCTCGGACCAGGATCAGGGCTGCTGGACCCCGGTGGCCTGA
- a CDS encoding DUF4174 domain-containing protein, with translation MLVRSLTLATLLAIAGPVLADDAPLTQDLYKSRPLIVIAPSTADPTLRGLNEALKDPATKKAFDERSLVLYSVAGMVGKRDDKNLEQQTTMALIRELKLGARTGTQVILVGKDGEKHVIEHDGSVEPESIFKAVDELPAAEKAVTPPTVATPVAEVKPGKEGKEGKPAKPAKPAKPAAPPKPLED, from the coding sequence ATGCTCGTCCGGTCACTGACCCTCGCCACCTTGCTGGCCATTGCCGGCCCCGTCCTCGCTGACGACGCCCCCCTGACCCAGGACCTGTACAAGTCCCGCCCCTTGATTGTGATTGCACCCAGCACCGCCGACCCGACCCTGCGCGGCCTCAACGAAGCGCTCAAGGACCCGGCCACGAAGAAGGCCTTCGATGAACGTAGCCTGGTGCTCTACAGCGTTGCCGGTATGGTCGGCAAGCGTGACGACAAGAACCTTGAACAACAGACCACCATGGCCCTGATCCGCGAGCTGAAGCTGGGTGCGCGTACCGGTACCCAGGTGATTCTGGTCGGCAAGGATGGCGAGAAGCATGTGATCGAACACGATGGCTCGGTAGAACCTGAGTCGATCTTCAAGGCAGTGGACGAACTGCCCGCCGCCGAAAAGGCGGTCACCCCACCGACGGTGGCCACGCCCGTGGCCGAGGTCAAGCCGGGCAAGGAGGGCAAGGAGGGCAAACCGGCCAAGCCTGCCAAACCTGCGAAGCCGGCCGCGCCACCGAAACCGCTGGAAGACTGA
- a CDS encoding anthrone oxygenase family protein: MPVTPLPKDWTMSFVETLLLLLILATALGCGLMGGLFFAFSNFVMKALERIPEQSAVTAMQSINRVVLNRLFLALFFGTALTSVGLLVWAYQRWPLSGSLCMAIGSALYLAGNVVVTMLFNVPKNQALAKLDPGSAEAVAAWHRYVPGWNRWNHVRTVTALAAAAWLMLALWLVR, from the coding sequence ATGCCTGTCACACCGCTGCCGAAGGACTGGACCATGAGCTTTGTCGAAACCCTGCTGTTGCTGCTGATCCTTGCCACTGCCCTGGGCTGTGGCTTGATGGGCGGGCTGTTCTTCGCCTTCTCCAACTTCGTGATGAAAGCCCTGGAACGCATACCCGAACAAAGCGCGGTGACGGCCATGCAGTCGATCAACCGCGTGGTGCTCAATCGGCTGTTCCTTGCCTTGTTTTTCGGCACAGCGCTGACCAGCGTGGGCTTGCTGGTCTGGGCATACCAGCGCTGGCCGCTGTCGGGCAGCCTGTGCATGGCCATCGGCAGCGCCTTGTACCTGGCGGGCAATGTGGTGGTGACGATGCTGTTCAACGTGCCGAAAAACCAGGCCCTGGCCAAGCTGGACCCGGGCAGTGCCGAAGCCGTTGCGGCCTGGCATCGCTATGTGCCGGGCTGGAACCGCTGGAACCATGTGCGAACGGTGACGGCCCTGGCGGCAGCGGCGTGGTTGATGCTGGCGCTGTGGCTGGTCCGGTAG
- a CDS encoding DNA polymerase II, producing MELQQGFVLTRHWRDTPAGTCVEFWLATDQGPRRVRLPVQTSVAFIPAAHQAQAQAVLRGERDVELRPLGLRDFEQRPVLGLYCRQHRQLIQLEKRLRAAGVQVYEADIRPPERYLMERFITAPVSFSGTPDAHGVLHDAQLKPAPDYRPTLKLVSLDIETTERGELYSIALQGCGQRQVYMLGPANGDAQGIDFDLEYCDSRGQLLERLNHWLAVHDPDAIIGWNLVQFDLRVLHAHAQQLQVPLRLGREGEVMEWREHGSRAHFFAGASGRLIIDGIEALRSATWSFPSFSLENVAQTLLGEGKAIDTPYQRMDEINRMFAEDKPALARYNLKDCELVTRIFAKTELLTFLLERATVTGLPADRSGGSVAAFCHLYIPLMHRQGFVAPNQGERPDEASPGGFVMDSRPGLYESVLVLDYKSLYPSIIRTFLIDPLGLVEGLRVPDDENSVPGFRGARFSRTQHCLPAIVERVWQGRETAKREHNAPLSQALKIIMNAFYGVLGSSGCRFFDPRLASSITMRGHEIMRRTRELIEAQGYSVIYGDTDSTFVWLKRAHDEADADAIGRRLVQHVNQWWGEHLRETYGLDSALELQYETHYKRFLMPTIRGAEEGSKKRYAGLVQHRDGHEEMIYKGLESVRTDWSPLARQFQQELYERIFRRQPYQAYLREYVRKTLAGEHDDLLIYRKRLRRPLADYQRNVPPHVRAARMADDYNQRQGRPRQYQNGGWISYVITVAGPEPLETRHSAIDYDHYLTRQLQPVADAILPFVQDDFSALIDRQLGLF from the coding sequence GTGGAGTTACAGCAGGGCTTTGTCCTGACCCGGCATTGGCGCGACACTCCGGCAGGAACCTGCGTGGAGTTCTGGCTGGCCACCGATCAGGGCCCTCGGCGTGTGCGCTTGCCAGTGCAGACGTCGGTGGCTTTCATTCCTGCGGCTCATCAGGCACAAGCGCAGGCCGTGCTGCGCGGTGAGCGCGACGTCGAATTGCGCCCCCTTGGTCTTCGCGACTTTGAGCAGCGTCCGGTGCTGGGGCTCTACTGCCGCCAGCACCGCCAGTTGATCCAGCTGGAAAAGCGCCTGCGCGCCGCCGGCGTGCAAGTCTACGAGGCCGATATCCGTCCGCCGGAGCGCTACCTGATGGAGCGCTTCATCACCGCGCCCGTCAGTTTCAGCGGCACGCCAGATGCGCACGGCGTGCTGCACGATGCCCAGCTCAAGCCCGCCCCCGACTACCGCCCGACCCTCAAACTGGTGTCACTGGACATCGAAACCACCGAGCGCGGCGAACTCTATTCCATCGCCCTCCAAGGCTGCGGCCAGCGCCAGGTGTACATGCTCGGGCCTGCCAACGGCGACGCCCAGGGCATCGACTTCGACCTGGAGTACTGCGACAGCCGCGGCCAGTTGCTCGAGCGCCTGAACCATTGGCTCGCCGTGCACGACCCGGATGCGATCATCGGCTGGAACCTGGTGCAGTTCGACCTGCGGGTGCTGCACGCCCATGCCCAGCAGCTGCAGGTGCCGCTGCGCCTGGGGCGCGAGGGCGAGGTGATGGAGTGGCGCGAGCACGGCAGCCGCGCGCACTTTTTTGCCGGGGCCTCGGGGCGCCTGATCATCGACGGCATCGAGGCGCTGCGTTCGGCGACCTGGAGCTTTCCCTCGTTCAGCCTGGAGAACGTTGCCCAGACCCTGCTCGGCGAAGGCAAGGCCATCGACACCCCGTACCAGCGTATGGACGAAATCAACCGCATGTTTGCCGAGGACAAGCCGGCGCTGGCGCGCTACAACCTCAAGGACTGCGAGCTGGTCACACGCATCTTCGCCAAGACCGAACTGCTGACCTTTTTGCTGGAGCGTGCCACGGTCACCGGCCTGCCCGCCGATCGCAGTGGCGGCTCGGTGGCTGCGTTCTGTCATTTGTACATCCCCTTGATGCACCGCCAGGGCTTTGTCGCGCCCAACCAGGGCGAGCGACCGGACGAAGCCAGCCCCGGTGGCTTTGTCATGGATTCGCGGCCCGGCTTGTACGAGTCGGTGCTGGTGCTCGACTACAAGAGCCTGTACCCCTCCATCATCCGCACCTTCCTGATCGACCCGCTGGGGCTGGTGGAAGGCTTGCGCGTGCCCGATGACGAGAACTCGGTACCGGGGTTTCGCGGCGCACGCTTCTCGCGCACCCAGCATTGCCTGCCGGCGATTGTCGAGCGGGTCTGGCAGGGCCGGGAGACGGCCAAGCGCGAACACAATGCGCCGTTGTCCCAGGCCTTGAAGATCATCATGAACGCGTTCTATGGCGTCCTCGGCTCCAGCGGTTGCCGCTTCTTCGACCCGCGCCTGGCATCGTCGATCACCATGCGTGGTCATGAAATCATGCGCCGCACCCGCGAGCTGATCGAGGCTCAAGGGTACAGCGTGATCTACGGCGACACCGACTCCACGTTCGTCTGGCTCAAGCGCGCCCACGACGAGGCCGACGCCGATGCCATCGGCCGGCGCCTGGTGCAGCACGTCAATCAGTGGTGGGGTGAACACCTGCGTGAGACCTATGGCCTGGACAGCGCCCTGGAGCTGCAATACGAGACCCACTACAAACGCTTTCTTATGCCCACCATTCGCGGCGCGGAAGAGGGCAGCAAGAAGCGCTATGCCGGGCTGGTGCAACACCGTGACGGGCATGAAGAGATGATCTACAAGGGCCTGGAAAGCGTGCGCACCGACTGGTCGCCACTGGCCCGGCAGTTCCAGCAGGAACTGTACGAGCGGATCTTCCGCCGCCAACCCTACCAGGCCTACCTGCGCGAATACGTGCGCAAGACCCTGGCCGGCGAGCACGATGACCTGCTGATCTACCGCAAGCGCTTGCGCAGGCCCCTGGCCGACTACCAGCGCAACGTACCGCCCCATGTGCGGGCGGCGCGCATGGCCGATGACTACAACCAGCGCCAGGGCCGGCCGCGTCAGTACCAGAACGGCGGCTGGATCAGTTATGTGATCACCGTGGCCGGACCAGAGCCGCTGGAGACCCGGCACTCGGCCATCGACTACGACCATTACCTGACCCGCCAACTGCAACCGGTAGCCGATGCCATCCTGCCGTTTGTGCAGGATGATTTCTCGGCCTTGATCGACCGGCAACTGGGCTTGTTCTAA